The following proteins are co-located in the Paenibacillus sp. JNUCC32 genome:
- a CDS encoding family 78 glycoside hydrolase catalytic domain: MLTIQKPLVHGLENPLGLDVSSPRFSWLLESDRRGEACAAYRVRVWVSLSAEGLSNRDDEDLVWDSGRRSGQSLSLLYDGPPLQSNTRYWWRVTVWDRQGKESESVPAYWDTGLFPGDWSAEWIWRSEEMKLNDFAYFRKSFDLRGAVARAQIFVSAHHVFQLFVNGQRVGGYGSPAPTGVPHRKYYLAYDVAPLLSTGSNCIGVAAHYLGGSGQNYVNGVPGMLLQLHVEHEDGTEQMVVLDLTWQALRQIPHRIGSPYQQNRRLSSIEDYDAALLEPNWLQPDVGEERCSSVVLAHPSAQQWSLHWQQLPEAEELESIIPSVAAAPSFVNGEEGLIQVFDAGKIISGWSQLALPGMAGVTVRLRYAETLDGSGRVVHQVCNETSHHYYDLYTMHGRGGIEYWQPDFSFKAFRYVEVTGYPQPIEEGQLRICSAGTAMARTGHFRCSSDFLNKLYDVCLQTQRNNVLGQVVDCPHREQAQYLADTDLQAETLLYNFDAYPVLDKTLQDFADGQLEDGSFPFVFPSNYEHPDFFIQIPEWDLHYATLLWKLYQFSGDTELLSRYYEPLRVMIEGYLSLISPATGLIPVGRGWHISDWPYPTVEHEGEHLTVQQIKAWQALRILSEAAALLNRADDSAAYAAHAQKLQVSVLNGLYDASGKLLHDSSGSTATHQGVNALALYAGLLPQKEREAALKAVAGKPWESKTVLSLPLLRLLFEEGLQDRAYHLLSKPDYPGWGYMIAQGAETMWEGWDDIESHCHAWNGYPARLLQEYVCGIQSGAPGFATARIRPFFAPDLDFAEASVSTLRGKIAVRWERVSEAGIRMRLELPCTMSATAALASPSSRPITGLSIDGIEIWGGAASSCMPDGIVRCGLDHSMLELELLSGRYELTVRY; encoded by the coding sequence GTGCTTACGATACAAAAACCGCTTGTGCATGGTCTGGAGAATCCATTGGGGCTGGATGTGTCTTCTCCCCGTTTTTCCTGGCTGCTGGAGAGCGATCGGCGCGGAGAGGCGTGCGCGGCTTACAGGGTGAGGGTGTGGGTGTCCCTTTCCGCGGAGGGTCTCTCTAACAGGGACGACGAAGATTTGGTGTGGGACAGCGGCAGGCGGAGTGGCCAAAGCCTAAGCCTTCTGTATGATGGTCCGCCGCTACAGAGCAATACGCGTTACTGGTGGCGGGTTACGGTCTGGGACCGTCAGGGAAAGGAAAGCGAAAGCGTACCGGCATATTGGGATACGGGCTTGTTTCCCGGCGATTGGAGTGCCGAATGGATATGGCGGTCCGAGGAGATGAAGCTTAATGATTTTGCCTATTTCCGCAAATCCTTTGATCTCCGGGGAGCCGTTGCGCGGGCCCAAATATTCGTATCCGCCCACCATGTATTCCAATTGTTCGTCAACGGACAACGGGTTGGAGGCTATGGTTCACCCGCACCGACGGGGGTGCCTCACCGCAAATATTATTTGGCTTATGATGTGGCCCCCCTCTTGTCGACCGGTTCCAACTGCATCGGCGTTGCCGCTCATTATTTGGGCGGAAGCGGCCAGAATTACGTGAACGGCGTCCCGGGAATGCTGCTCCAGCTGCACGTGGAGCATGAGGACGGGACGGAGCAAATGGTTGTATTGGATCTGACATGGCAGGCCTTAAGGCAGATTCCGCATCGCATCGGGTCTCCTTATCAGCAGAATCGCCGCTTATCGTCCATAGAGGACTATGATGCGGCTCTTCTGGAACCGAACTGGCTGCAGCCCGATGTTGGAGAGGAACGCTGCAGTTCGGTTGTTCTTGCTCATCCATCCGCACAGCAATGGTCACTCCATTGGCAGCAGCTCCCCGAGGCGGAAGAGCTGGAGTCCATCATTCCATCCGTGGCAGCGGCGCCGTCGTTCGTAAACGGGGAGGAGGGGCTCATTCAGGTATTCGACGCTGGCAAAATCATATCGGGCTGGTCGCAATTGGCCTTGCCCGGTATGGCAGGCGTCACGGTACGGCTGCGGTATGCCGAAACGCTCGATGGCAGCGGGCGGGTCGTTCATCAAGTGTGCAACGAGACTTCGCATCATTATTACGACCTGTATACGATGCATGGACGCGGGGGGATCGAATATTGGCAGCCGGATTTCAGCTTTAAAGCCTTTCGTTATGTGGAGGTTACCGGCTATCCGCAACCGATTGAGGAAGGCCAGCTGCGAATTTGCTCAGCAGGTACGGCCATGGCACGTACGGGGCATTTTCGGTGTTCGTCTGACTTCTTAAACAAGCTGTACGACGTTTGCCTGCAGACGCAGCGCAATAATGTGCTGGGCCAAGTGGTCGATTGCCCGCATCGGGAACAGGCGCAGTATCTCGCGGATACCGATCTCCAAGCCGAGACGCTGCTCTATAACTTCGATGCCTATCCGGTGCTGGATAAGACGCTGCAGGACTTTGCGGACGGCCAATTGGAAGACGGCTCCTTCCCTTTTGTGTTCCCATCGAACTACGAGCATCCAGACTTTTTCATTCAAATCCCGGAATGGGACCTGCATTATGCGACCTTGCTGTGGAAGCTTTACCAGTTTAGCGGAGATACGGAGCTGCTCTCGCGATATTATGAACCGCTCCGGGTCATGATCGAGGGTTATCTATCGCTGATATCGCCGGCAACAGGCCTGATTCCGGTTGGCCGCGGATGGCATATTAGCGATTGGCCCTACCCGACGGTTGAGCATGAAGGCGAACATCTGACCGTGCAGCAGATCAAGGCATGGCAGGCGTTGCGGATTCTGTCCGAAGCCGCTGCCTTGCTGAACCGGGCAGATGACAGTGCAGCGTATGCTGCCCATGCCCAGAAGCTGCAAGTCAGCGTCCTGAATGGGCTGTACGATGCTTCCGGCAAGCTGCTGCATGACAGCTCGGGATCGACTGCCACCCACCAAGGCGTTAATGCGTTGGCATTATATGCAGGGCTGCTGCCGCAGAAGGAGCGGGAGGCTGCATTGAAGGCCGTGGCAGGCAAACCGTGGGAGAGCAAGACGGTATTGTCGCTCCCGCTGCTCCGTCTTTTGTTCGAGGAGGGATTGCAGGATCGGGCCTACCATTTGCTGAGTAAACCGGATTATCCGGGGTGGGGCTACATGATTGCACAAGGAGCCGAGACCATGTGGGAAGGCTGGGATGATATCGAGTCCCATTGCCATGCATGGAACGGTTATCCCGCCCGCTTGCTGCAGGAGTATGTCTGCGGGATTCAGAGCGGAGCTCCCGGATTTGCGACGGCAAGAATTCGCCCCTTTTTCGCGCCGGATCTGGACTTTGCCGAGGCTTCCGTTTCCACCCTAAGAGGCAAGATCGCTGTGCGCTGGGAGCGGGTCAGCGAAGCCGGCATTCGGATGCGGCTTGAGCTGCCCTGCACGATGAGCGCTACCGCTGCATTGGCTTCACCGAGCTCCCGCCCCATTACCGGTCTCTCGATCGATGGTATTGAGATATGGGGAGGAGCAGCTTCAAGCTGCATGCCGGACGGCATCGTCCGCTGCGGACTGGACCACAGCATGCTTGAACTTGAGCTGCTGTCCGGACGTTATGAGTTAACGGTTCGCTATTAG